The genomic window CCTGAAAATGTATTTGAAAAGAACGGAATAATCGTAAAGAGAGAGAGAAACAAGCTTACTCTGATTATGCCGACAGACGTAGTCTTTGATTTTAATAAATATGAAGTAAAAGAGGACTTTAAACCTCTTCTAGATACCCTATATGAAGCTCTCACCATATATAAAGGTGTGACAGTAAAAATCGACGGACACACTGATAATATCGGTTCATATGATTACAACTTAGTACTTTCAAAAAGAAGAGCAGAGAGTGCTAAGGAATATCTAGTATCTAAAGGTCTAAATGATGGAAGAATAATCACAGAAGGGTTCAGTTTCTCTAAACCTGCTGCAAGTAATGCAACAGAGGCTGGTAGAGACAAGAACAGAAGAATAGAGATTGTTATAAAGAAATAATTATTTCATAAAAGGTTTCTATAGCTAAGCTATAGAAACCTTTTTTACTGATATTTTTTTTAATCTAAATTTGATGTTATAAATTCAATAAATTCCAATTAAAAAACAGGAAAAAGTATAAGATCTAATAAAAATCTCAAGGAGGAATATTGTGCTTTTAGAATTTGAAGGTATTTTACCTAAATTAAATGAAAAGACTTTTGTAGCAGAAGGTGCAAAATTAATAGGAAATGTAGAGATGGATGAATTTTCTAGCGTCTGGTTCAACTGCGTGGCGAGGGGGGACGTATCTTATATCCGTGTTGGAAAATACTCTAACATACAAGACAACTCAGTTTTACACGTAGCAGACAACAATCCCTGTATTGTAGGGAATTATGTGACAGTGGGTCACAACGTAGTCCTTCACGGATGTGAGATAGAGAATCATTGTCTTATAGGTATGGGGGCTACTGTTCTTACAGGGGCCAAAATAGGCCGTGGAAGTATAATAGCTGCAGGAGCCCTTGTGAAAGAGAATCAGATTATCCCCCCTAACTCACTTGTAGCAGGAGTACCAGGAAAAATAATTAGAACTGTGGAAAATCAATTGAACAGCATCCATTTTCAGGCTGTAAAATACAAAACACTCTGGACAAAAAGATATGGAATTATGCCTGATGCCGATGGTGAGGTTTATAGAGGAGAAAAAATAGTCTGATCTTTTTAAATTCTATCAAAAGTTTTGCTCAGGTTTTTTTAACCTTATTTAATTTTTTTAACCACAATCAAACATCTCTCCTCTAATCTTTTTCTAAAGTATGTAAATAAAACAAGTTGTAAGAAGCATGTTGAATAGTGATCATTTATCGACCTTATTGAGAATAAAATAAGTTCGTTTTCCAATCATAATAGTGTAGACGAATTCTTTAAAACCAGTTATAATATATTTTGTAAAGCTAGGTCGATAGATAATTTTTATAACTATTAAATTTACAATATAGGAGGTATTATTTTGAAAAAAATAGCCATATTAACGAGTGGAGGAGACGCTCCAGGAATGAATGCTGCAGTTAGAGCCGCAGGTAAATTTGCACTTAATACTGACTTAGAAGTGTATGGAATAAAAAGAGGATATTTAGGTATGTTAAATGATGAAATTTTTAAAATAACTTCTCAAGATCTTGGTGGCATAATAGACAGAGGTGGAACAACTCTCCTTACTGCAAGATGTCCGGAGTTTAAAGATCCAAAGATAAGAGCAATTGCCGCAGAAAATCTTAAAAAAAGAGGTATTGACGGTCTTATAGTTATAGGAGGAGACGGATCTTTCCACGGTGCAGACCTACTTTCAAAAGAACACGGTATAAAGGTAATCGGTATTCCTGGAACTATTGACAATGATATCGCAGGTACTGACTATACAATAGGTTTTGACACTTGTCTGAATACCATTCTAGACGCTATACAAAAAGTAAGAGATACTGCTACTTCCCATGAGAGAACTATTCTTATAGAGGTAATGGGAAGAGATGCCGGAGACCTAGCTCTTTACGCTTCTATGGCCGGAGGAGGAGATGGGATATTGATCCCTGAGCAGGAAAATCCTATCGAAGTATTGGCTTACCAGATACAGCAAAGAAGAAGAAGAGGAAAGCTTCATGATATTATCCTAGTCGCAGAAGGTGTAGGTTCGGCACATACTATAGCAGAAGAATTAAAGAAAAAGGTACATACTGATGTAAGAATCGTAGTACTAGGTCACGTACAAAGAGGCGGTACTCCTTCCGGTTTTGACAGAATACTTGGTACTAAAATGGGTGCTAAGGCAGTACAGCTGTTGTTAGAAGAAAAAGGGTGCCTGATGATAGGTATCGAAGGAAATAAAATCGTAACTCACCCTATCGAGTACGCATGGGAAGGGGAAAGAAGAAGCCACATGGAAGATTACGAGCTGGCTCATATTTTATCAAAATAAAAAATTACAATTACTATAATTTTTGAACAGAGATCTCTTACAAAGGGATCTCTGTTTTTTATTTTTTGTAAATTTTAAAATCTTTACAGAAATTCAGATGATATATCAAAAAACAGGCATAATATAAAAATAATAATTGATGTACACTTTTAGATTGCTTAATAGTTCTGGCTTAGATTCAACTGTCTCTAAAAAGATAGCTTTTTATCTAAAAATCTCTTGAATTTTAGATTTCTGCATAGTATACTCTATTCAAGCTTGAAGGGTAAAAAAAATGTCGTACACAGATGAATAGTGTACACTCGTAAGAGGTGGTATAGATTGGAGTATACGGAGAGACAAAAAAAAATAATCGATATAGTGAAAAAAAGAGGGCCCATTACAGGTGATGAAATAGGAAAGATTTTAGAGCTTACAAGGGGGGCTCTGAGGACAGACTTTTCAATACTTACTAAAAATAATATCCTTAACTCTAAACCAAGAAAAGGCTACACCTATTTGGGGAAAGGTAATACAAGTGGCAGCAAACTCGGTGACAAGCAAGTAAAAACTTATATGGGAATCCCTAGCATACTTACTGAAGAAACAACTGTCTACGAAGCTGTAGTATCACTTTTCTTAAAGGACACAAGTAGCTTATTGATCGTAAAAGACGGATACCTTTCAGGAATTGTTTCTAGAAAGGACCTTTTGAAACATGTTATGGGTGGCAAGGAAAACCATAAATCTCCAATAGGTATGATAATGACAAGAATGCCAAATATTATTGTCTGCTTCCCTAATGACAGCATCCATTCTGCTGCAGAGAAAATGGTCGAACATGAGATAGATTCCATCCCTGTAGTGGAAGAAAAAATTCATGATAAAAAAACAAGGTATAAGGTTCTTGGAAAAATCTCTAAAACAACTATAACTAGAATATTTGTAGATGAATTCAAAAAAAATAGAGGTGATTAAATCTTGGAAAAATTTACCATACACGTTTTTTCAGATTCTTATGGAGAATCAGGGGAACAGGTTTCAAAATGTGCCTTATCTCAATTTGGATTTGGAGAATACGACATCATAAGACACTCACATATTAATAGCCTTGAAAAATTAAACCAAGAATTAAAAATATTAGCCGGAGCTGAGAATATATTAGTAGTCCATACAATGATACACTTAGATCATGTGGCAGTTCTCGCTAAATTTTGTAAAGAGAGAAATTTCAAAAATATTGACCTACTGAATCCTCTGGTAGATGCAATAGAAGCCCATACTAAAAGGACTCCTAAAAGAGAGTCGGGAATATATAAAAAACTTGATGAAAAATATTTCCGTAGAATAGAAGCCATCGAATTTGCAGTAAAGTATGATGACGGTAAAGATGCTAGAGGCATATATGAAGCAGACCTCATACTGTTAGGAATATCGAGAACATCTAAAACACCTCTCAGCATCTATCTCGGAAATAAAAAGCACATTAAAGTCATAAACATTCCGTTAGTTCCGGAGATGGAAGTTCCGAAGGATATCTTTAAGGTTCCTAAGAAAAAAATCATTGGTCTTACTAATTCAATCGAGGTTCTAAACAAGATCCGTGAAGAAAGGCTTAAAACCATAGGATTTAAGGAAGGATCTGCCTACTCTTCCATGGGAAGAATTATCGAAGAGATGGATTATGCAGAAAACATAATGAAGAGAATCGGATGCCCCGTTGTAGACGTATCTCAAAAAGCAATTGAAGAAACTTCTGAGATCATAATAAACATAATGAAGGAAAATGGATTTAAAATAATTTATTAAAATATATTAGGAGGTATCATCATGTCACAGAAAAAAATAAAAATTAAATACAAGGAAACTGCTCTTGAAAGGAGAAGAAAAATAGTAAAAAATATTAAATAGTAGATATTTTCTATTAATTTTCTGTACTATCTTTAATCCAAGGGGGAATCTAAAATTATGTCAAAATTAGTATATGCATTTGAAGAAGGTAGCAAGGATCTTAAAAATTTACTCGGAGGAAAAGGAGCGAACCTTTCAGAAATGACCAACATAGGTTTGCCGGTACCTCCTGGATTTACGTTATCCACTGAAGCATGTAACGGATACTATAAAAAAGGGAAAGTGCTTTGGGATGAATTGAAACATGAAATAGAAGACAATATGAAAAAATTAGAAGCAAAAACAGGTAAGAAATTTGGTTCTGAAAAAAATCCACTTCTAGTTTCAGTAAGATCTGGAGCAGCAGTATCTATGCCAGGGATGATGGACACCGTCCTCAATCTTGGATTAAATGAAATAACTGCTGAAGCTATTGCAAAGGAAACAGGGAATGAAAGATTTACTTGGGATTCATATAGAAGATTTATACAGATGTTTTCAGACGTAGTTATGGAAATTCCTAAATATAAGTTTGAAATAGCCATCGATGAATTAAAGGAAAGCAGAGGATATGATCTTGATGTGGACATGACCGCTCAAGACCTGAAAGATCTTGTAAGTCGTTTTAAAACCATATACATAAAAGAGATCGGAAAAGATTTTCCTGAGGATCCTTTCGAACAACTTTTGCAGACTATCCTTGCAGTTTTTGATTCTTGGAACAATCCTAGGGCAATAGTTTATAGAGAGTTAAATGATATTCCTGGAAATATTGGCACAGGAGTAAACGTGCAGAGTATGGTCTTCGGAAATATGGGTGATAATTCCGGAACTGGGGTAGCTTTTACCAGAGACCCATCTACAGGTGAAAAAAATGTATATGGTGAATAT from uncultured Ilyobacter sp. includes these protein-coding regions:
- a CDS encoding pyruvate, water dikinase regulatory protein, whose protein sequence is MEKFTIHVFSDSYGESGEQVSKCALSQFGFGEYDIIRHSHINSLEKLNQELKILAGAENILVVHTMIHLDHVAVLAKFCKERNFKNIDLLNPLVDAIEAHTKRTPKRESGIYKKLDEKYFRRIEAIEFAVKYDDGKDARGIYEADLILLGISRTSKTPLSIYLGNKKHIKVINIPLVPEMEVPKDIFKVPKKKIIGLTNSIEVLNKIREERLKTIGFKEGSAYSSMGRIIEEMDYAENIMKRIGCPVVDVSQKAIEETSEIIINIMKENGFKIIY
- the pfkA gene encoding 6-phosphofructokinase; this translates as MKKIAILTSGGDAPGMNAAVRAAGKFALNTDLEVYGIKRGYLGMLNDEIFKITSQDLGGIIDRGGTTLLTARCPEFKDPKIRAIAAENLKKRGIDGLIVIGGDGSFHGADLLSKEHGIKVIGIPGTIDNDIAGTDYTIGFDTCLNTILDAIQKVRDTATSHERTILIEVMGRDAGDLALYASMAGGGDGILIPEQENPIEVLAYQIQQRRRRGKLHDIILVAEGVGSAHTIAEELKKKVHTDVRIVVLGHVQRGGTPSGFDRILGTKMGAKAVQLLLEEKGCLMIGIEGNKIVTHPIEYAWEGERRSHMEDYELAHILSK
- a CDS encoding OmpA family protein, yielding MKKIVLMLAALAVLSGCSSVDEETAALNKMEKSLNKIGESNAATGSMIDQYKTRIVTAKTNVASLEKDINAIDSFINPENVFEKNGIIVKRERNKLTLIMPTDVVFDFNKYEVKEDFKPLLDTLYEALTIYKGVTVKIDGHTDNIGSYDYNLVLSKRRAESAKEYLVSKGLNDGRIITEGFSFSKPAASNATEAGRDKNRRIEIVIKK
- a CDS encoding CBS domain-containing protein — protein: MEYTERQKKIIDIVKKRGPITGDEIGKILELTRGALRTDFSILTKNNILNSKPRKGYTYLGKGNTSGSKLGDKQVKTYMGIPSILTEETTVYEAVVSLFLKDTSSLLIVKDGYLSGIVSRKDLLKHVMGGKENHKSPIGMIMTRMPNIIVCFPNDSIHSAAEKMVEHEIDSIPVVEEKIHDKKTRYKVLGKISKTTITRIFVDEFKKNRGD
- a CDS encoding gamma carbonic anhydrase family protein, yielding MLLEFEGILPKLNEKTFVAEGAKLIGNVEMDEFSSVWFNCVARGDVSYIRVGKYSNIQDNSVLHVADNNPCIVGNYVTVGHNVVLHGCEIENHCLIGMGATVLTGAKIGRGSIIAAGALVKENQIIPPNSLVAGVPGKIIRTVENQLNSIHFQAVKYKTLWTKRYGIMPDADGEVYRGEKIV